The following nucleotide sequence is from Toxoplasma gondii ME49 chromosome IV, whole genome shotgun sequence.
CACTGTCCACCGCACTGTTCTTGGTCATGACAGATCCGTCGACCTTGGAAACGCGCGGGTGCCATTACCGCAGTACAAGCGATTGAGGGAAACTGTTTTCCCACTGTCGTCGATAATAACATGTCTATGTAGCTCCTGACCCTTTGCGTGTTACCTCCCAACAGAATTCCCAGATCGTTATCACTCGTGTCGGAGTCGACGTCCCCTCCCTTTGGTACACGGCAAAGAATTCCTGTTGAAAGGTCAAGCGAATCAACCACCCATGTCCCCGTTGAGAAACTATACTATTAGACCTGCGGTGTAATATAACTAGGAGCTCAAGCCATATCCACGTAATAAAGCCTCTGAGGTGGCCCAGTCAACGAATATGTTCCTACGAGTGGGGAGCCGCATGTAACACCATCGCCCGAGCACTTTTACTACTGCAGTTTCGCAGGACTTTATCCTCCCACGCAAGCGTCGACCGTATGGAAGCGAAGTAAATTGGGAGAAACGCTTGCCCGGTTCCTCGCACAAAGTACGACTACCTGCAAAGCGGCATGCCAACAGCCTTTGAATGGGCATTTTTTTTCTGAAAACTCCCTCTCCTACGGTATGCGCGGAGCCACGCCGCTCAAACTGGTGACCTCAGGAAAGATCAACCGCGAGATGCGTTTTCTGGTTGGCACTGCGAATCCGTGTCAGAAGAAagtcactgcatgcagcaatgCGCCAGGTGATCGATTGTTCTGCGCTTTGCGCAGTCGCCCAGGTGGCTAAGCGTGGGGCAGAACACAGTTGTCTAGGTCGCCCTCCCCACCAGCGCACCAGGTGTGGGCTTTCCAGGGACGCTTAGCGACTGAAGCGGGAAGATACTAGGAAGATCCGTGAACGGTTGAAGAGGCGACGTGGCCCGCATGGGCGGTCGAATGGGAATTCCTGGGGAAATCCAAGACGAACATCAGAGAAAATGATGGAGCGAAAGTGTTAGGCCCGTgattcgtttcttcctcaacCCGTCTCTGGCCTTTGTaagtgaagaaaaaagacgtggtccctctcttttcttcggccTGGTGTAAAAATGTAACAGCGAGAGCGTGTCGGTAGTTCAGCCATGACGAAGGAGGGATGGGAAAAAGGATGGTCGTGGCCAGTACGGTGCGGGATTCGTCGaattcgcgtttttcttgtcgATATATATCCTGCTGGAGTTGATTCTCTCCCACGGGAAAGGGCTGCGGAGCGATATTCCCTTGCCGCCGCATATTTTTCTTTTCACGCGCCCGCCCTCTGCAGTCGATACCCCAAGCGACAATTTGGGTTCAGCCCTATGGACTCGGTTTCCTCTGGTGCCACTTTACATCGTGATACATTTTCTTGTTATTCTATAAGAAAAGACAGGCAGGCGTAGACGCCGCATTACTGAATATAAAACCCAATACTGCGGTCTCTCCGCAAAGGGGGGGAATGCCGTAACTGTGGCACTATCTCTAGTGGCAACTCCATTGGCCATCTGCGGTTGTTCCATGCCGTCTCCTATTGCGACGTCTGCGGTAAAACAGGCGATGTTCTAAAGATAATTGTCAGGGCTGGTGCCGAAGTTTTTACGTACCGGGGACTAAAGGTTTTTGTCATCTTTTGGTTGTGTGGCAGTGTGAACTGGGGCCACTAGGCGCAAAACAGTTCCAGTCTTCCCAGGGTAGCTCGCTTCCAAATCAGTGCTTCAGTTTTTGTAAGggcctccccccccccccaatGCTGCATCctggtgtctcttcgcttttaTGTCAGTAAATGGCAGGTTGACGTTTGCGTGTGGTGTTGTGTAGCAGGCTGCACCCTAATCGCCGtcatcgtttttctctttggaCCTGCCGACTTCCTTACCAGTTTCTCCAAGATGAAGCTCAATCTCGCAAATCCCCAGGCGGGGATGCAGAAGACCGTCGAGGtcgacgacgagaagaagtTGTTGCCATTTTTCGAAAAGCGAATGGGTGCTGAGGTTGCAGGTGACAGCATCGGTGATGAGTTCAAAGGCTACATCTTCCGCATTTCTGGCGGCAACGACAAACAAGGATTTCCCATGATGCAGGGCGTCTTGGTGAACCATCGTGTTCGCCTCCTGTTCCGCAAAGGGATGAAGTGCTACAGGCAGCGGAGGACCGGTGAGAAGAAGCGCAAGAGCGTGAGGGGTTCCATCGTTGGCCCTGATCTTGCTGTCCTGAACCTTGTTCTAGTCAAGAAGGGACCCGAGACGATCCCAGGTCTGACCGATGCGGAGCGCCCTCGGCGATTGGGACCGAAGCGCGCAAACAACATTCGCAAGTTGTTCAACTTGTCCAAGGATCAAGATGTGAGGAAGTATGTCGTTCGTCGACAAAttgagggaaagaagaagacaaaggcaCCCAAGATTCAGCGCCTGATTACGAAGACGCGCGTGCAGCGCAAGAGGGCGTACTTGGCTAAACAGCGCCGAAGTGTCATTAAGAGCCGTGAAGAGGCCAAGGCTTACAAGGATGTACTTTCTGCTTACAAGCATGAGCTCAGGAAGAAGCGTGCTGATGTTGtcgcaaagaagaaggcacagGCGGCTGCGGCCCCCAAGCCCGCTGAAGTGAAGGTCGTCAAGGCGAAGGCAGCTACAGCAAAGAAGGGCGGCAAGTAAAGCCGGGGGAGTTATCCCTTCGGGGATTATTGTAGTGCTCCACCACACAGATGCGTGTATTCCTGCTTCCTGAAAGTGTTGCTGCGGATCTCGCTCCTGACGGGGGAGTAAGGAGCGACTGTGTGCCGATCGGATACCTGATGTAGCTGGAACCGGTATCTTCGATATCTGTTGCTTACTTGCCGTCCCCTCGACTGTCTGCGTGTCTGCTACCAGACTCTTCCCTAGTTCCGCCCACGCATAACTGTGTGGACAGCATAGCGTATGTTCACCCTACTGCGGCATTCGCGGAGCGCGCTGTGAAAGGGCGGTCGTTGTACACGTGAAGCCATAGAAAGCCTAGTCTACGCGCTTGGCGCTGTATTACCTCGCTCGTTGATTAGTAGGCGAGTCAGTAGGAGCCTGCAAATGCTGTTCATGAATTAGTGGCATCCATATCAGACTATAGAGTGGAAGGACGCGGTACAGAAGACACTCTCAGTTCCATCAATACGATGCATGAAGATGGAGTAACATCTTCATTTTCTACACATTCATTTACTGTAAAAGAGGTTTCAAGCCACTGGCCTGTAATCCCAGTCACAAATTCAAACGAAGGTGCCGCTGCGTAATTCACAATAGGAACGAACGCCAGAGACCGTTTGACATCGCTGTCCATGATAGAAATTACGGGATTCCCGTTAACATCGATGAGTTATAGGGACTAACGCTACAGTGTGCACGGTGTAGCACGTCGCATGCTTACCTGGCAGTTGGACGGTGCGTTTAAGTGCACTGCAGCAGATCCAACGGCCTTGTGCCTTTTAGGTCGCTTGGTTAAGGTAGGGAACGCACGTTGGACATCGCTCCTGGATGCCGGTGGGAGGGGGAAGTATACGCCCGCGTATCCACTTTTAGGGTGACGTTGCCGCACTTTAGTTTGTGCTTTTTTTATGCTGAACAACTGGACCGCCAACCGTGGCATGCGTTCGGTGCAGCCTAGAGCTTCGAGGCGGTGTTACACATGGCGTTGTGACTGCTTAAAACATACGACAGGACCGTTTTCAAAATTGTTTTTCCGGGCTGATGTGTCGTTCACGTGGCTGCGCCTAATGCTCTTTTATTAGGTAGCGGAAGCAGTTTCGCCGTATGCAGCCGACATCACAGATGTGAGACCAGCCCATTGACAACTCTAATGCATCATCCAATTTGCAGCTAGGGGGGATGACGGGGAGGCAAGGCTGGAATTTCGCCGGTAACCCCAACAGCAAAATACGGCAATCCGTTGTCTGAACGGCCTAGCTCTAAAGAACACGTCTACCCTGCTCTAGAAGATCTCTGCGACCATGTCACAATGTCTATCGGTACCCTTTTTTGCTGAGGAATAGACACTACGGGCTGGACTACTGAGACAGATCTCTAATGTCCCTGTTCAACAGATTCGAGTAACGCAAAATGGAAATTTAGAGCCTTGCATGCCACTATTCGCTTTCTTAACGCTGTGTAGTCATGCCAGGCGTTCACTCCCTAATACACGGAACAGTAAATTAAGAGCAGATAGTGTGAGGAAAAGAGCATCGCTTGTACATCAGCACTAGATACTGCTGATACCACTGTCGAGGTTAGCAAACAATAAATTCCCTGGTCAAAAATCCCATTTGGTCGAGTAGTTTGAGAACAACTGAACCAGCGGAGTCACGGTCCGAGCTTCACATGTCAAAAAAAGTCGTCCGCTGCTATCTTCACATCACTGAGTGGAACAAGTACTAGCTTGTGGGCAGAGGCatctccttcgctgtcgagAGCGGAACTTCCATGCACTGAGTTTCAAGCGGTTAAAACTGCTCATACCAGCAGGTGACGCGTTATTCTGGTAGTCTCACTCCGAGCCGAAGCGTTTGCGATGTGCCGCCTGAACAGCGACGGTGTCCAATTGATAGGCACTCCACCGTCTACTGTCATTAGTATTTTGGCATTTGGAAAGGTGATGCGGGGCCACGGACAACAGCTACCACTACTACTAATTATTGATTTTGTGCCGGACACCCGCGAGTTTCATACGGATTGCAGACGATTGTTGGTGCGTGCTTCCGATGAGGGTCGCTCGTTCGATAGCACATCAAAACCCAGTCACCGTTCTCCAGTCACACCCCTCTCCTGTGACTCGACTTTCTCAGCACGCAGAGGGTGAAGCTGAAACCTGCGAGCTGGAAGCAAGCCGCTCGCCATGGCAGGATGGTCGTAAAGGAACTGGGTTATACACAGCTGTGCTTCTTGAAACGTTTCCTTGTTGGTTTATTGCGTACAGCGTTTTCGTAGCCAATCCAGCCAGTTGTCGGATTGTATCCTGTAGAGCCCGAGTTTGCAGTAAAAACAGCAGCTGTGCTTTCCGTACGCCAGTGTTGCCGTTTCCCGCCTGGGTCCAACGACTCGTAGCCGGCGGCCATTGCGCAGCTAAACAAGGCTAACAACTACAgttgtgtgtcgttatgCAGCAGCCTAAT
It contains:
- the RPS6 gene encoding ribosomal protein RPS6 (encoded by transcript TGME49_210690), giving the protein MKLNLANPQAGMQKTVEVDDEKKLLPFFEKRMGAEVAGDSIGDEFKGYIFRISGGNDKQGFPMMQGVLVNHRVRLLFRKGMKCYRQRRTGEKKRKSVRGSIVGPDLAVLNLVLVKKGPETIPGLTDAERPRRLGPKRANNIRKLFNLSKDQDVRKYVVRRQIEGKKKTKAPKIQRLITKTRVQRKRAYLAKQRRSVIKSREEAKAYKDVLSAYKHELRKKRADVVAKKKAQAAAAPKPAEVKVVKAKAATAKKGGK